A stretch of Prosthecobacter algae DNA encodes these proteins:
- a CDS encoding tetratricopeptide repeat protein yields the protein MFEDADEHMNAGRFGDALAAYQSAWSRLQKDLNETQQVWLLLSIANAAVRLGDYEEALSALSVLPECYAGSGIVVGNPLFHLLVGLSYHGLNENPDEATDNFARALICGGPEIFSGEDATHLKRMTEVLRPPSELGTWTGYEGCCRDLLNEATGYLRDLLTERIGSPPPYASHE from the coding sequence ATGTTTGAAGATGCTGACGAACACATGAACGCCGGGAGGTTTGGGGATGCGCTTGCTGCCTATCAGAGTGCTTGGTCGCGATTGCAGAAAGATCTCAATGAAACACAGCAAGTCTGGCTGCTTCTTTCCATTGCAAACGCTGCGGTCCGTCTCGGAGACTATGAAGAGGCTTTGAGCGCCCTCTCCGTTTTACCCGAATGCTACGCCGGGTCCGGAATCGTGGTTGGCAATCCGCTTTTTCACTTGCTGGTCGGCTTGAGTTATCACGGCCTGAATGAAAATCCGGATGAGGCAACGGACAATTTTGCCCGCGCCCTCATTTGTGGTGGACCAGAAATCTTCTCCGGTGAGGATGCCACTCATTTGAAGCGAATGACGGAGGTTCTTCGTCCCCCGTCCGAACTTGGAACGTGGACGGGTTACGAGGGCTGTTGCAGGGACTTGCTGAATGAAGCCACCGGATATCTTCGCGATCTGCTGACGGAGAGAATCGGATCACCTCCGCCATATGCTAGCCACGAGTAA
- a CDS encoding cupin domain-containing protein encodes MTINPLSEQVPFTTKDGSTIRSILDRTNAPVQNQSLAEATVPVGRPTERHYHKLSEEFYFILEGSGTMEINGEEKAVAPGDAILIPPGAWHQITARETLRLLCCCAPPYAHEDTYFE; translated from the coding sequence ATGACCATCAACCCCCTTTCTGAGCAAGTGCCCTTCACCACGAAAGATGGCAGCACCATCCGCAGCATCCTGGACCGCACCAATGCCCCGGTGCAAAACCAGTCCCTAGCCGAAGCTACCGTACCCGTAGGTCGCCCCACCGAGCGCCACTATCACAAACTCAGCGAGGAGTTTTATTTCATCCTCGAAGGCAGCGGCACGATGGAGATCAACGGCGAGGAGAAAGCCGTGGCTCCCGGCGATGCCATCCTCATCCCACCCGGTGCCTGGCACCAGATCACCGCCCGTGAAACCCTGCGCCTCCTCTGCTGCTGCGCCCCGCCGTATGCGCATGAGGATACGTATTTTGAATGA
- a CDS encoding SDR family NAD(P)-dependent oxidoreductase — protein sequence MNFDTHHCSALITGASSGLGAEFARQLAPGATALFLTGRRMDALEKVKAECLAINRTLQIHLCTGDIATDEGRELLLESVRQAGFQPNLLINNAGMGDYGTVASADAAKLRTQMDLNMTALVLLTHACLPLLRRPGGIINISSLASTLPMPAMAVYAASKSFVTSFSEALAVELAPEGIAVTCVCPGPTPTSFSQTARRPDGEDTDRDGQDFLRILPSQVVAEGLVALRAGQACVYPGLGVKIAARLFHHLPRFLLRPLLRRRFAKGTV from the coding sequence ATGAACTTCGATACCCACCACTGTAGCGCCCTCATCACGGGTGCGTCCTCCGGCCTGGGGGCCGAGTTTGCCCGTCAGCTTGCCCCAGGTGCAACGGCCCTGTTTCTCACCGGGCGCAGGATGGATGCGCTGGAGAAGGTGAAGGCCGAGTGCCTAGCCATCAATAGGACCTTGCAGATCCATCTCTGCACGGGCGACATCGCCACAGACGAGGGCAGGGAACTGCTGCTGGAAAGCGTGCGTCAGGCAGGCTTCCAGCCCAATCTGCTGATCAACAACGCCGGCATGGGCGACTATGGCACCGTGGCCAGTGCGGATGCGGCAAAGCTGCGGACGCAGATGGATCTGAACATGACCGCGCTGGTGCTGCTGACTCATGCCTGCCTGCCGCTTCTCCGGCGTCCAGGCGGCATCATCAACATCAGTTCTTTGGCCAGCACGCTGCCCATGCCAGCCATGGCCGTGTATGCCGCCAGCAAGTCCTTCGTCACCAGCTTTTCAGAAGCTTTGGCCGTTGAACTTGCGCCGGAAGGCATCGCCGTCACCTGCGTGTGCCCGGGCCCTACGCCCACCAGCTTTAGCCAAACTGCCCGCCGTCCCGATGGCGAAGACACCGATCGCGATGGGCAGGATTTCCTCCGCATTTTGCCCTCCCAGGTCGTGGCCGAAGGGCTGGTGGCTCTGCGGGCCGGGCAGGCCTGTGTGTATCCGGGCCTCGGCGTGAAGATCGCCGCTCGCCTCTTCCATCATCTTCCGCGATTCCTACTGCGTCCCTTGTTGCGGCGGCGGTTCGCCAAGGGCACTGTTTAA
- a CDS encoding glycoside hydrolase family 75 protein yields MIKRPDPSLTPMDQRGPSPWQSKPPQGNALGKLIRLLLLVIISILLVLPFTPFAGKIKNALKEIVAAAQKERVITREVEKRVEVPREVVKEVVKEVVREVEVPAPPTPLPENFIARKEVDVSNFYNGITIKTNLITEQGTYASLERKDPEAYKAEFQLSVRVPKANQSLSELSRINPKLPELLPGLDSMLATAKVSGFYHKLYENKTNGIQRDITRLNRILDRHNFFDCETILELTHPTTSRKALLIQSEMDVVADGSDGDRMPTLDEYIFMSDYYQPFTSYAWAKKTSTPNPLLARWEERLKKAKEQFAVKGLSADRNRELKATITQLGLEIAEMKARSSLIAEKDPFIVISLLFRPYAATNKHTPNIGDYAVVVHEGKMYPAICGDYGPSHKMGEGSLRLAKTVNPNATPYRRPESDLKVTYIVFPGTAEKPNSPPNLDHWHQKCSTYLQEIGTPNAAETLHKWEDLFKKPEPPPVVATPPAPGTPGTQATAPAGSTPPATPPSGTTSPAPTVPATPPATPPASAPGSSTSSAAPSTPTSPAPTNP; encoded by the coding sequence ATGATCAAGCGCCCCGATCCCTCCCTGACCCCCATGGACCAGCGCGGTCCCAGTCCCTGGCAGTCCAAGCCACCCCAGGGCAATGCGCTTGGCAAGCTCATCCGCCTGCTCCTGCTCGTCATCATTTCCATCCTTCTGGTGCTGCCTTTCACGCCGTTTGCCGGCAAGATCAAAAACGCGCTGAAGGAAATCGTCGCCGCCGCCCAGAAGGAGCGCGTGATCACCCGCGAAGTGGAAAAGCGCGTGGAAGTGCCGCGCGAGGTCGTCAAAGAAGTGGTGAAGGAGGTCGTCCGCGAGGTGGAGGTGCCCGCCCCGCCGACGCCGCTGCCAGAAAACTTCATTGCCCGCAAGGAGGTGGACGTCTCCAACTTCTACAACGGCATCACCATCAAGACGAACCTCATCACGGAGCAGGGGACTTATGCCAGCCTGGAGCGCAAAGACCCCGAGGCCTACAAGGCCGAATTCCAGCTCTCTGTCCGCGTGCCCAAGGCCAATCAGAGCCTCAGTGAGCTTTCCCGGATCAATCCCAAGCTGCCAGAGCTCCTGCCGGGCCTCGATTCCATGCTGGCCACGGCCAAGGTCTCAGGCTTTTACCACAAGCTCTACGAAAACAAGACCAACGGCATCCAGCGCGACATCACCCGCCTGAACCGCATCCTCGATCGCCACAATTTCTTCGACTGCGAGACCATCCTGGAGCTCACCCACCCGACCACCAGCCGCAAGGCCCTACTCATCCAGTCCGAGATGGATGTGGTGGCCGATGGCTCCGACGGCGACCGCATGCCCACCCTGGACGAGTACATCTTCATGTCGGACTACTACCAGCCCTTCACCAGCTACGCCTGGGCGAAAAAGACCTCCACGCCCAACCCGCTGCTCGCCCGGTGGGAGGAGCGGCTGAAGAAGGCCAAGGAGCAGTTTGCCGTCAAAGGTCTGAGTGCCGACCGCAATCGCGAGCTAAAGGCCACCATCACCCAGCTCGGCCTAGAGATCGCCGAAATGAAGGCCCGCAGCAGCCTCATTGCCGAAAAGGATCCCTTCATTGTCATCTCCCTCCTGTTCCGCCCCTACGCCGCCACTAACAAGCACACCCCAAACATCGGCGACTACGCCGTCGTCGTGCATGAGGGCAAAATGTACCCGGCCATCTGTGGCGACTACGGCCCCAGCCACAAGATGGGCGAAGGCTCCCTCCGCCTGGCCAAGACCGTCAACCCCAACGCCACCCCCTACCGCCGTCCGGAGAGCGACCTGAAAGTCACCTACATCGTTTTCCCAGGCACGGCAGAAAAGCCCAACAGCCCGCCGAACCTCGACCACTGGCACCAGAAGTGCAGCACTTACCTCCAGGAAATCGGTACGCCTAATGCCGCTGAGACACTTCATAAATGGGAGGACCTGTTCAAGAAACCCGAGCCGCCGCCCGTCGTCGCTACTCCCCCGGCCCCAGGCACACCAGGAACTCAAGCCACAGCGCCTGCTGGCAGCACCCCGCCGGCGACGCCTCCTTCTGGCACGACCTCTCCGGCACCTACCGTTCCCGCGACGCCACCTGCCACACCTCCGGCATCTGCTCCCGGCAGCTCGACATCTTCGGCAGCCCCTTCGACGCCGACAAGCCCCGCCCCGACAAATCCTTGA